A window of Campylobacter concisus contains these coding sequences:
- the hypE gene encoding hydrogenase expression/formation protein HypE, whose amino-acid sequence MKKIMLSHGGGGEEMNSLINETIFKIFDNEILRQSNDSAILNLGGKIAFSSDSFVVTPIFFNGGDIGKIAACGTINDLAMVGASAKYLSCSLIIEEGLSVEELERVLGSLAKTCKESGVSVVCGDTKVVPKGKCDKIFINTAGIGEIVCEGVELKNLKAGAKILISGDVGRHGGVVLAAREEFELGLDLKSDCKSLKEVSLKLFSAGIKPQTMRDATRGGLSAVLNEWAKFSKFDILVFEENIKVANEVMGVCELFGFEPYELANEGTFVMAVDESEAEAALKILREFDKNAMIIGEVMEAKNERVIIENVYKSRRFLEPPKGELLPRIC is encoded by the coding sequence ATGAAAAAGATAATGCTAAGCCACGGCGGAGGCGGCGAGGAGATGAACTCGCTTATTAATGAGACGATATTTAAAATTTTTGATAATGAAATTTTAAGGCAGAGCAACGACTCGGCGATATTAAATTTGGGCGGCAAGATTGCTTTTAGTTCTGATAGCTTTGTCGTGACTCCCATTTTTTTTAATGGCGGTGACATTGGCAAGATCGCAGCTTGCGGCACAATAAACGACCTAGCGATGGTTGGAGCAAGCGCAAAATACCTAAGCTGTTCGCTCATCATCGAAGAGGGGCTTAGTGTAGAGGAGCTCGAGCGTGTGCTTGGCTCTCTTGCAAAAACTTGTAAAGAGAGCGGTGTGAGCGTAGTTTGTGGTGATACAAAGGTCGTGCCAAAGGGCAAATGCGATAAAATTTTTATAAACACAGCAGGCATCGGCGAGATAGTTTGTGAAGGCGTGGAGCTTAAAAATTTAAAAGCAGGGGCTAAAATTTTAATATCTGGAGATGTTGGTAGGCACGGCGGTGTGGTGCTAGCAGCAAGAGAAGAATTTGAACTTGGGCTTGATCTAAAAAGTGACTGTAAGAGTTTAAAAGAGGTTTCTTTAAAGCTATTTAGCGCTGGTATAAAGCCGCAAACTATGCGCGATGCGACAAGGGGCGGACTAAGTGCGGTGCTAAATGAGTGGGCTAAATTTAGTAAATTTGACATTTTGGTTTTTGAAGAAAATATCAAGGTAGCAAACGAAGTGATGGGTGTTTGTGAGCTATTTGGATTTGAGCCTTATGAGCTTGCAAATGAGGGCACTTTTGTGATGGCTGTTGATGAGAGCGAGGCCGAGGCCGCGCTTAAAATTTTAAGAGAATTTGACAAAAATGCGATGATAATAGGCGAAGTAATGGAGGCCAAAAACGAGCGCGTCATCATCGAAAACGTCTATAAATCAAGAAGATTTCTCGAGCCGCCAAAGGGCGAGCTACTACCAAGGATCTGCTAA
- the hypB gene encoding hydrogenase nickel incorporation protein HypB: MCKDCGCSMGNHAHAHTHADGTTHSHPHTHDGHTDHAHDAHEHSHEAHAHPVLNESKTIDVIEKILSENDKEAAHNRAHLDEKKILCVNLMSSPGAGKTTLLEATIKAGKFKIGVVEGDLETNQDADRIVKAGAKAHQISTGQTCHLDAFMVHEGLHHLPLNELDLVFIENVGNLVCPASYDVGSHFNAVLLSVPEGDDKVSKYPVMFRAADVLLITKASLAPHFDFDIERVKNDARKLNPKVDIFVIDSKTGEGIDKWISYLEFKKELR; encoded by the coding sequence ATGTGTAAAGATTGCGGTTGTTCAATGGGTAATCACGCCCACGCCCACACTCACGCTGATGGTACCACTCACTCGCACCCACACACTCATGATGGGCATACAGATCACGCTCATGACGCGCACGAACATAGCCACGAGGCTCACGCACACCCTGTGCTAAACGAGAGTAAAACCATAGACGTGATAGAGAAAATTCTATCTGAAAACGACAAAGAGGCAGCTCACAACAGAGCACATCTTGATGAGAAAAAGATACTTTGTGTAAATTTGATGAGTAGCCCAGGCGCTGGCAAGACGACGCTTTTAGAGGCTACGATAAAGGCTGGTAAATTTAAAATAGGCGTTGTTGAGGGAGACTTGGAGACAAATCAAGATGCTGATCGCATAGTAAAAGCTGGCGCAAAGGCTCATCAGATAAGCACAGGTCAGACCTGTCACTTGGACGCATTTATGGTACATGAGGGGCTTCATCATCTGCCTCTAAATGAGCTTGACCTAGTCTTTATAGAAAATGTTGGAAATTTAGTCTGCCCTGCAAGCTATGACGTTGGCTCGCACTTTAACGCTGTGCTTCTTTCAGTGCCAGAGGGCGATGATAAGGTGAGCAAATATCCAGTGATGTTTAGGGCTGCTGACGTGCTTCTTATCACAAAAGCTTCGCTTGCGCCGCACTTTGACTTTGATATCGAGCGAGTGAAAAACGACGCTAGAAAGCTAAATCCAAAGGTCGATATCTTTGTGATAGATAGTAAAACTGGTGAAGGTATCGATAAGTGGATAAGTTATTTGGAATTTAAAAAAGAGCTAAGATAA
- a CDS encoding GDYXXLXY domain-containing protein — protein MKIKVLIVAVVFQILLIGIMLGYALMPLYFGQEVRVRVSLYDPRDLFRGNYVDLNYEFSNFHSRNFDENDKDDRYIDQYDERARDGARVYAVLKPDVNGTYSFAKFSASKPENGVFLAGRYDGYSLVKYGIEHFYMSPDSAANTEDEMREEDVDAYAVLMVMDNGKARLKDLIIQKNVQKNSKKLLGDENFDKLDEIRQKE, from the coding sequence ATGAAGATAAAAGTATTAATAGTAGCTGTAGTTTTTCAAATTTTGCTTATTGGCATTATGCTTGGCTACGCACTTATGCCACTTTATTTTGGGCAAGAGGTAAGAGTAAGGGTAAGTCTTTACGATCCAAGAGATCTTTTTCGCGGAAATTATGTTGATTTAAACTATGAATTTTCAAATTTTCACTCAAGAAATTTTGACGAAAATGATAAAGATGACCGCTATATCGACCAATACGATGAGAGAGCAAGAGATGGAGCTAGAGTTTATGCTGTTTTAAAACCAGATGTTAATGGCACCTACAGCTTTGCAAAATTTAGTGCAAGTAAGCCAGAAAATGGAGTGTTTTTAGCTGGTAGATATGATGGCTACTCGCTCGTAAAATACGGCATAGAGCACTTTTATATGTCGCCTGATAGTGCAGCTAATACTGAAGATGAAATGAGAGAAGAAGACGTTGATGCGTATGCGGTTTTGATGGTGATGGATAATGGCAAGGCTAGACTAAAGGATCTAATAATCCAAAAGAATGTCCAAAAAAATAGTAAAAAACTACTCGGTGATGAAAATTTTGATAAGTTGGATGAGATTAGGCAAAAAGAGTAA
- the hypD gene encoding hydrogenase formation protein HypD codes for MDLINDFRDKNLILALSKLIQKESTKPLNIMEICGGHTHSIMKFALPSLVGEHINFIHGPGCPVCVMPKSRIDEACKLASMENVIFCTLADMLRVPGSKTSLQKLRGEGHDIRALYTPLDALNIAKQNPDKKVIFFAIGFETTTPMSANLVEKVVQEGIKNLYFHINHVTVPAPVRAIMSDENVRIDAFLGPSHVSVITGSKIYKELASEFKRPISISGFEPLDIMASVLNLVRQQNAGTYEVYNEYARAVKEEGNLKAKELIAKYFEPCDFVWRGLGEIAQSGMKLKDEFVYLDARVQFDCSVESAGESKACICGQILRGLAKPTECKVFGKVCNPQNPIGSCMVSSEGACAAYFKYARVG; via the coding sequence ATGGATCTTATCAATGACTTTCGCGATAAAAATTTAATCCTAGCCCTTTCAAAGCTCATCCAAAAAGAGAGCACAAAGCCCTTAAATATCATGGAAATTTGCGGCGGTCACACGCATAGCATTATGAAGTTTGCACTGCCAAGCTTAGTTGGAGAGCATATAAATTTCATCCACGGCCCAGGCTGTCCGGTCTGCGTGATGCCAAAGAGCCGCATAGATGAGGCCTGTAAACTTGCTAGCATGGAGAATGTGATCTTTTGCACGTTAGCTGACATGCTAAGAGTGCCTGGCTCAAAGACAAGCTTGCAAAAGCTTCGCGGCGAAGGACACGATATAAGAGCGCTTTACACTCCACTTGATGCGCTAAATATAGCTAAGCAAAACCCAGACAAAAAGGTAATATTTTTTGCGATCGGTTTTGAGACGACGACTCCGATGAGTGCAAATTTGGTTGAAAAAGTGGTGCAAGAGGGCATTAAAAATTTATACTTTCATATAAATCACGTAACCGTCCCAGCACCAGTTAGAGCCATAATGAGCGATGAAAATGTGAGGATAGACGCATTTTTAGGACCAAGTCACGTAAGCGTCATCACGGGTAGCAAAATTTACAAAGAGCTGGCAAGCGAATTTAAAAGGCCTATCTCCATTAGCGGTTTTGAGCCGCTTGATATAATGGCAAGTGTGCTAAATTTAGTCCGTCAGCAAAACGCAGGCACTTATGAAGTCTATAACGAGTACGCAAGGGCAGTCAAAGAAGAGGGCAACCTCAAGGCAAAAGAGCTCATAGCTAAGTACTTTGAGCCGTGCGACTTTGTCTGGAGAGGCCTTGGCGAGATAGCGCAAAGCGGCATGAAACTAAAAGATGAGTTTGTCTACCTTGACGCCAGAGTGCAGTTTGACTGCAGCGTAGAGAGCGCTGGCGAGAGCAAGGCTTGCATTTGTGGGCAAATTTTAAGAGGGCTAGCAAAGCCAACAGAGTGCAAAGTCTTTGGCAAGGTCTGCAACCCGCAAAATCCGATAGGATCGTGCATGGTCTCAAGTGAGGGCGCTTGTGCGGCGTATTTCAAATACGCAAGAGTTGGTTAA
- a CDS encoding AsmA-like C-terminal domain-containing protein — protein sequence MEQLYIKLDKKIIARAKHIKLPNFKKESKQKSSDERLLNLSKSVDFIDTIFQEISLENVQIGDDFKLKILFLDDIFFVDSPYLNVDIKFQNEQQDGIDLFSVRNLSFKDFNVSISGEGSADFDKNDYKFEGNFTSHELQGKLNFALKDTFLTYKAYDVEAGSIKNFIDELDRRIELNSEVKSWIYGYIVADDYELKEINGKADLAKNNFYLNDLNATANTKNLLVKFEKDLPAVNVGEANITLKNSKLKFDLISPIYKGKKLDGSSVVINNIFDEKSANLELFIKTKSIYDEAINEILKAYKIIVPVRQLSGKMDASLKILIKLDEKSLENFDERSVIANGEFKLSDAILEIAGSKFNTKNALVKLINTTNLNIDATGFGLEFFKANAKADINLQKSTGEIKGVIESFDLKEKNDEILAFKNEPFSAFLDFSKADETLLKIEPFGLDMSFGSESKIATKNSKFFIESSPVLKQNGVLGFDELSIKSKDFTDLEIFAKEVNFDLPFLDKNGSKYENDDLKILVSKAGVKVDSASKKLSLDIKEKAINVKTQDLDLLVLDDNKTSEQSTPLELLARNSDIILKDLNKTLPFTSFSAEKKGKSISLNGLAQQGRLGYFNDEKSISLDATDISGEFINDLFGIKSFEGGKFRLKLLGENTKDFKAEVRFFGTYLKDYIFYQKLLSFLNSVPSLLSFKTPDFNDKGFTVKNGKILLTRKGDVIEFLAIEMIGTSADIGGRGTIDLKSKKINIDLELKLLKDASSIIDKIPLVNQIILGKDRSLSTVIAIRGTTDKPEYSTQILQDALLSPLKIIRNVIQAPFLIFE from the coding sequence TTGGAGCAATTATATATAAAATTAGATAAAAAAATAATTGCAAGAGCAAAGCATATAAAGCTTCCAAATTTTAAGAAAGAGAGCAAGCAAAAAAGCAGCGATGAGCGCCTTTTAAATCTTAGTAAAAGCGTAGATTTTATAGATACGATTTTTCAAGAAATTTCACTTGAAAATGTGCAAATAGGTGATGATTTTAAACTAAAAATTCTATTTTTAGATGATATATTTTTTGTTGATAGCCCTTATTTAAATGTGGATATAAAATTCCAAAACGAACAGCAAGACGGAATAGATCTTTTTAGCGTTAGAAATTTAAGCTTTAAGGATTTTAACGTAAGCATTAGTGGCGAAGGAAGTGCAGATTTTGATAAAAATGACTATAAATTTGAGGGAAATTTTACCTCTCATGAGCTGCAAGGTAAGCTAAATTTTGCTCTAAAAGATACATTTTTAACTTACAAAGCTTATGATGTCGAGGCTGGAAGTATCAAAAACTTCATTGATGAGCTTGATAGACGCATAGAGCTAAATAGTGAAGTTAAAAGCTGGATATATGGATACATCGTTGCTGATGATTACGAGCTTAAAGAGATAAATGGCAAGGCTGATCTAGCCAAAAATAACTTTTATCTAAATGATCTAAATGCCACCGCAAATACTAAAAATTTGCTCGTTAAATTTGAAAAAGACTTGCCTGCCGTAAATGTAGGCGAGGCAAATATCACGCTTAAAAACTCAAAGCTTAAATTTGATCTTATTTCGCCTATTTACAAAGGTAAAAAGCTTGATGGCTCAAGCGTTGTGATAAATAATATCTTTGATGAAAAAAGTGCAAATTTAGAGCTTTTTATAAAGACAAAATCGATCTATGATGAAGCTATAAATGAGATATTAAAAGCCTATAAGATCATCGTGCCAGTAAGGCAGCTTAGCGGAAAAATGGATGCTAGCTTAAAAATTTTGATAAAGCTTGATGAGAAAAGCTTAGAAAATTTTGATGAAAGAAGCGTCATTGCAAATGGAGAATTTAAGCTAAGTGACGCGATTTTAGAGATTGCTGGAAGTAAATTTAATACCAAAAATGCTCTCGTAAAGCTTATAAATACGACGAATTTAAACATAGATGCTACCGGCTTTGGACTTGAGTTTTTTAAAGCAAATGCCAAGGCTGATATAAATTTACAAAAAAGTACTGGCGAGATAAAAGGCGTGATAGAAAGCTTTGACCTAAAAGAGAAAAATGATGAAATTTTGGCCTTTAAAAATGAGCCATTTAGCGCATTTTTAGACTTTAGCAAGGCTGATGAAACTTTGCTTAAGATAGAGCCATTTGGACTTGATATGAGCTTTGGCAGTGAAAGTAAAATAGCAACAAAAAATAGTAAATTTTTCATAGAGAGCTCGCCTGTTTTAAAGCAAAACGGCGTGCTTGGTTTTGATGAGCTTAGTATAAAAAGTAAGGATTTTACTGATCTTGAAATTTTTGCCAAAGAGGTAAACTTTGACTTGCCGTTTTTAGATAAAAATGGCTCAAAGTACGAAAATGACGATCTTAAAATTTTAGTCTCAAAAGCTGGTGTGAAGGTAGATAGCGCAAGTAAAAAGCTAAGCCTAGACATAAAAGAAAAAGCCATAAACGTAAAAACTCAAGATCTAGATTTGCTAGTACTTGACGATAACAAAACCAGCGAGCAAAGCACTCCACTTGAGCTCTTGGCAAGAAACAGTGATATTATTTTAAAAGATTTAAACAAAACACTACCATTTACTAGCTTTAGCGCCGAGAAAAAGGGCAAAAGCATCTCACTAAATGGCCTAGCTCAGCAAGGTAGACTTGGCTATTTTAACGATGAAAAGAGCATAAGCTTAGACGCAACTGACATAAGTGGCGAATTTATCAACGATCTTTTTGGTATCAAGAGCTTTGAGGGCGGTAAATTTCGCTTAAAACTTCTTGGAGAAAACACAAAAGATTTTAAGGCAGAGGTGAGATTTTTTGGAACATATCTCAAGGACTACATCTTTTATCAAAAGCTGCTTAGCTTCCTAAACTCGGTACCATCGCTTCTTAGCTTTAAAACGCCTGACTTTAACGACAAGGGCTTTACTGTTAAAAATGGCAAAATTTTACTCACTAGAAAGGGCGACGTGATCGAGTTTTTAGCGATCGAGATGATAGGAACAAGTGCTGATATCGGCGGACGTGGCACGATTGATCTAAAGAGCAAAAAAATAAATATCGATCTTGAGCTAAAACTACTAAAAGATGCTAGCAGTATCATTGATAAAATTCCACTGGTAAATCAAATAATCCTTGGCAAGGACCGCTCGCTCTCAACCGTTATCGCCATACGAGGCACTACCGATAAGCCTGAGTACTCGACGCAGATCTTGCAAGACGCCCTGCTCTCGCCACTGAAGATAATAAGAAACGTGATTCAGGCTCCGTTTTTGATATTTGAATAA
- a CDS encoding NADP-dependent isocitrate dehydrogenase, with amino-acid sequence MSDIIWTKTDEAPLFASYSLFPVVKSFLSRADISITRADISLAGRILSLFSKELGLNKSDELELLGELTAHKEANIIKLPNISATLVQLKAAIEELRSKGINVPFYPDEIITDYDEEVAKKYQKVLGSAVNPVLRQGNSDRRVLPPVKEFAKKHPHSNGDWDKANKTKICYMQKGDFYENERSIIASKDEKFYVNFISLEGKKELLKELAIQSGEIVDATYLSVDELDKFYENCFEEAKKENLTLSLHLKCTMMKVSDPVIFAHAIKSYFKEVFELFDEEFKAHGVEAKNGLKDMFSKISTLKNKDEILAKFDEILSKKAKIWTLNESASNFDVPNDVIIDASVPALIRNSGKVKDRSGELNFSLCMIPDRTYARVYEACVADFKEHGALDVSKIGSVANVGLMAKKAEEYGSHDKTFIAKEDGEFVVFDEAGESIFKFSVKKGDIFRMTQAKDDAINAWFELALKRGEISKDELIFWLDSSRAHDRNLIAKFERFREKFASAGVKFEILNYEQATTKTLKAIRAGKNVISVTGNVLRDYLTDLFPIFELGGSSKMLSVVPLLASGAMFETGAGGTAPTLVKELKEKNHLLWDSLGEFLALSASLEHLAFAKQKKEAKELSDALNRAVASYLDENKTPNATLDTRESHFYLAIFWAREMAKSGGILSKIFENLADELEKNESEILKEIRQNDGASVEFGGYYLPDEVRANGVMRPSKILNQIIG; translated from the coding sequence ATGAGTGACATTATCTGGACCAAAACTGACGAAGCACCGCTTTTCGCAAGCTACTCTCTCTTTCCTGTCGTAAAGAGCTTTTTATCACGCGCTGACATTAGCATAACTAGGGCCGATATTAGCCTAGCTGGGAGAATTTTATCTCTTTTTAGCAAAGAGCTTGGACTAAATAAGTCCGATGAGCTAGAACTTTTGGGTGAGCTAACCGCGCACAAAGAGGCAAACATCATAAAACTGCCAAACATCTCAGCCACGCTTGTTCAGCTAAAAGCGGCGATTGAGGAGCTTAGAAGCAAAGGCATAAACGTGCCATTTTATCCAGATGAGATCATCACAGACTACGACGAAGAGGTTGCTAAAAAATACCAAAAAGTGCTTGGCAGCGCGGTTAATCCAGTTCTTAGGCAAGGAAACTCAGATAGAAGAGTTTTGCCACCTGTTAAAGAATTTGCCAAAAAGCATCCGCACAGCAACGGTGACTGGGATAAGGCAAATAAGACAAAAATTTGCTACATGCAAAAGGGCGATTTTTATGAGAATGAGCGCTCTATTATTGCTAGTAAAGATGAGAAATTTTATGTAAATTTCATAAGTTTGGAGGGCAAAAAAGAGCTTTTAAAAGAGCTTGCCATCCAAAGCGGCGAGATCGTAGATGCTACATATTTAAGCGTAGATGAGCTAGATAAATTTTATGAAAACTGTTTTGAAGAGGCAAAAAAAGAGAATTTGACCTTAAGTTTGCATCTAAAATGCACGATGATGAAAGTTAGCGACCCAGTCATCTTTGCTCACGCGATAAAGAGCTATTTTAAAGAGGTTTTTGAGCTGTTTGATGAGGAGTTTAAAGCTCACGGCGTTGAGGCAAAAAATGGTTTAAAAGATATGTTTTCTAAAATTTCAACTCTTAAAAATAAAGATGAAATTTTGGCTAAATTTGATGAAATTTTGAGCAAAAAGGCAAAAATTTGGACATTAAATGAAAGTGCTAGCAACTTTGATGTGCCAAATGACGTTATTATCGATGCCTCCGTGCCAGCGCTAATTAGAAACTCTGGCAAGGTAAAAGATAGAAGCGGCGAGCTAAATTTCTCGCTTTGCATGATCCCAGATAGAACATACGCTAGGGTTTATGAGGCCTGTGTGGCGGACTTTAAGGAGCATGGCGCGCTTGATGTGAGCAAGATCGGTAGCGTAGCAAACGTGGGGCTAATGGCTAAAAAGGCTGAGGAATACGGCAGCCATGATAAGACTTTCATCGCAAAAGAAGATGGAGAATTTGTAGTTTTTGATGAGGCTGGTGAGAGTATCTTTAAATTTAGCGTCAAAAAGGGCGACATTTTTAGGATGACGCAGGCAAAGGATGATGCGATAAATGCGTGGTTTGAGCTAGCTTTAAAAAGAGGCGAAATTTCAAAAGATGAGCTTATTTTTTGGCTAGATAGTAGCCGTGCTCATGATAGAAATTTGATAGCTAAATTTGAAAGATTTAGAGAGAAATTTGCTAGCGCTGGCGTAAAATTTGAGATTTTAAACTACGAGCAAGCGACTACAAAAACGCTTAAGGCAATAAGAGCTGGCAAAAACGTTATAAGCGTAACTGGTAACGTTTTAAGAGATTATTTAACCGATCTTTTCCCGATCTTTGAGCTAGGTGGCAGCTCAAAAATGCTCTCAGTTGTGCCGCTACTTGCTAGTGGAGCGATGTTTGAAACAGGTGCTGGCGGAACGGCTCCTACGCTTGTAAAAGAGCTAAAAGAGAAAAATCATCTACTTTGGGATAGCCTCGGCGAGTTTTTAGCGCTTAGTGCTTCGCTCGAGCATTTGGCATTTGCTAAGCAAAAAAAAGAGGCAAAAGAGCTAAGTGATGCGCTAAATAGAGCCGTTGCTAGCTATTTGGACGAAAACAAAACGCCAAATGCCACTCTTGATACCAGAGAGTCGCACTTTTATCTAGCGATATTTTGGGCAAGAGAGATGGCAAAAAGTGGCGGGATTTTAAGTAAAATTTTTGAAAATTTAGCAGACGAGCTAGAGAAAAATGAGAGCGAAATTTTAAAAGAGATAAGACAAAATGATGGTGCAAGCGTGGAATTTGGCGGATATTATTTGCCAGATGAAGTGAGGGCAAATGGGGTCATGAGACCAAGCAAAATTTTAAATCAAATAATAGGATGA
- a CDS encoding HypC/HybG/HupF family hydrogenase formation chaperone encodes MCLSIPSKVIEIDENNVATVETLGVTRKVSLDLISEEVKVGEYVLIHVGYAMQKIDTQFALESLEVYQKIADDMNAGKI; translated from the coding sequence ATGTGTCTCTCGATCCCTTCAAAAGTAATAGAAATAGATGAAAATAACGTTGCCACCGTTGAGACTTTAGGCGTTACTAGAAAGGTAAGCCTAGATCTCATCTCTGAAGAGGTAAAAGTTGGCGAATATGTGCTAATCCACGTAGGATACGCTATGCAAAAGATCGATACGCAGTTTGCGCTTGAGAGTTTAGAGGTCTATCAAAAGATCGCTGATGATATGAACGCGGGGAAAATTTGA
- the mltG gene encoding endolytic transglycosylase MltG, which yields MIKNFMKKPYLDIFFDIVAIIFLSIFVYLARPINTSKVVFIPKGSVGEIISYLANRNFNLSVIDKYAILFIGPPQSGWIEIGQDKISRVDFLKKLAKSKAALTEITLIPGETTIVFLNQIAAQLGLDPVKLNSEYNALAPVSDGFLMPNTYKIPIGISERHLAFYLVNSSRKAQSEISNKIFGEYNEKKWFKILTIASIIQKEAANDAEMPLVASVIYNRLNKGMRLQMDGTLNYGIYSHDVITAERIKSDMSEFNTYLNDGIPPSPVCSVSISAIKAAINPAKSDYLYFVLDKKAKKHIFSKTLSEHNQNIGK from the coding sequence ATGATAAAAAATTTTATGAAAAAGCCATATTTAGACATTTTTTTTGATATCGTAGCCATCATTTTCCTAAGTATTTTTGTCTATTTGGCACGCCCTATAAACACAAGCAAGGTCGTTTTTATACCAAAGGGAAGTGTGGGCGAGATTATATCTTATTTAGCTAATCGCAACTTTAACTTAAGCGTGATAGACAAATACGCCATACTTTTTATCGGCCCTCCGCAATCTGGCTGGATAGAGATCGGTCAAGATAAAATTTCAAGGGTTGATTTTTTAAAAAAACTTGCAAAGTCAAAAGCGGCTTTAACCGAGATAACGCTAATACCAGGCGAAACGACTATCGTTTTTTTAAACCAGATCGCCGCCCAGCTAGGACTTGATCCAGTCAAATTAAATAGCGAATATAACGCCCTTGCTCCAGTGAGTGATGGCTTTTTGATGCCAAATACATATAAAATTCCAATAGGCATCAGCGAAAGGCACCTTGCTTTTTATCTTGTAAATTCGTCAAGAAAGGCTCAAAGCGAGATCAGCAATAAAATTTTTGGCGAATACAATGAGAAAAAATGGTTTAAAATTTTAACGATTGCTTCAATCATCCAAAAAGAAGCGGCGAATGATGCCGAGATGCCACTTGTCGCCTCAGTCATTTATAACCGCCTAAATAAAGGCATGAGGCTGCAGATGGATGGCACACTAAACTATGGAATTTATTCGCACGATGTGATCACGGCTGAGCGCATAAAAAGCGATATGAGTGAGTTTAATACATATCTAAACGATGGTATCCCGCCAAGTCCGGTCTGCTCGGTCTCGATAAGCGCGATCAAAGCGGCGATAAATCCTGCAAAGAGCGATTATTTATACTTTGTGCTTGATAAAAAGGCGAAAAAACACATTTTTTCAAAAACCTTAAGCGAGCACAACCAAAATATAGGAAAATAG
- the hypA gene encoding hydrogenase maturation nickel metallochaperone HypA, with translation MHELSIVQNLVSLCEKNAAKESAKEISKIEIKVGRLSGVEPHYLESAFDVYKAGTICENAELVINLQAVVIECLDCGFGGELSENDFTCPKCKSQNLKVTDGEDMYLMRLEMK, from the coding sequence ATGCACGAGCTTAGCATCGTTCAAAATTTAGTCAGCCTTTGTGAGAAAAACGCCGCTAAAGAAAGTGCTAAAGAGATAAGCAAGATCGAGATAAAGGTTGGCCGTTTAAGCGGAGTAGAGCCACACTATCTAGAGAGCGCCTTTGATGTCTACAAAGCTGGCACGATCTGCGAAAATGCCGAGCTTGTGATAAATTTACAAGCTGTGGTTATCGAGTGTTTGGATTGCGGATTTGGTGGGGAACTTAGCGAAAATGACTTTACTTGTCCAAAGTGCAAAAGCCAAAATTTAAAGGTAACTGACGGCGAAGATATGTATCTCATGCGCCTTGAGATGAAGTAA